Proteins encoded by one window of Bauldia sp.:
- the xdhC gene encoding xanthine dehydrogenase accessory protein XdhC, translating into MTAIWRQVLDGIDRHGRLAMVTIAAKRGSSPRDAGARMIVFPDATFTGTIGGGTLEWKAIAMAQSALANPNAAKAETRGFALGPELGQCCGGNVELVLELIERERRDEVKALAEKEATGNLTTRGRLISDRGVIREIIEQDELAPGAAAYTGGVLTEGFGDERRPLYLFGAGHVGRALILALAPLPFRVTWIDPRPDSFPAYVPANVTTVQADDPAAVLAAAPDGAFVLAMTHSHPLDLAVAAVGLADPRFPYVGVIGSKTKRARFTRQLAEAGIPRARVDEMVCPIGASAVHSKLPAVIAATTVVELLERDEALKAGEMPMAGRA; encoded by the coding sequence ATGACCGCCATCTGGCGTCAGGTGCTGGACGGGATCGACCGGCACGGCCGCCTGGCGATGGTCACCATCGCCGCCAAGCGCGGCTCCTCGCCGCGCGACGCCGGCGCCCGCATGATCGTGTTCCCCGACGCGACCTTCACCGGCACGATCGGCGGCGGCACGCTGGAATGGAAGGCGATCGCGATGGCGCAATCGGCACTCGCCAACCCGAACGCCGCCAAGGCCGAGACGCGCGGCTTCGCGCTGGGGCCGGAGCTCGGTCAATGCTGCGGCGGCAACGTCGAGCTGGTGCTGGAACTGATCGAGCGCGAGCGGCGCGACGAGGTGAAGGCGCTGGCCGAGAAGGAGGCGACCGGCAACCTGACGACGCGCGGCCGGCTCATCTCGGATCGCGGCGTCATCCGCGAGATTATCGAGCAGGACGAGCTGGCGCCCGGCGCCGCCGCCTACACCGGCGGCGTCCTGACCGAAGGCTTCGGCGATGAGCGCCGGCCGCTCTATCTTTTCGGCGCCGGCCACGTCGGCCGCGCCCTGATCCTGGCGTTGGCGCCGCTGCCCTTCCGCGTGACATGGATCGACCCACGCCCGGATTCGTTCCCAGCCTACGTCCCGGCCAACGTCACGACCGTGCAGGCCGACGACCCGGCTGCGGTGCTGGCGGCGGCGCCCGACGGCGCCTTCGTGCTGGCGATGACCCACAGCCATCCGCTCGATCTTGCGGTCGCCGCGGTCGGCCTTGCCGACCCGCGTTTCCCCTACGTCGGCGTCATCGGGTCCAAGACCAAGCGCGCCCGCTTCACCCGCCAGCTCGCCGAAGCTGGCATCCCGCGTGCAAGGGTGGACGAGATGGTCTGCCCGATCGGCGCCTCGGCGGTGCACTCCAAGCTGCCGGCGGTGATCGCGGCAACGACCGTGGTCGAGCTGCTCGAGCGCGACGAGGCCTTGAAGGCGGGGGAAATGCCGATGGCGGGGCGGGCGTAG
- a CDS encoding ABC transporter ATP-binding protein yields MAEAQPLAAFTRLPGEPTLEAIGITKDFATLRANDSINFSIKPGEIHALLGENGAGKSTLVKILYGSLQPTGGSVRWKGKAVTIPNPAAARQLGIGMVFQHFSLFDALTVAENIALALSGDTKLADLKKKIATVSADYGLPLNPDSVVADLSVGERQRVEIVRCLLQEPELIIMDEPTSVLTPQEADDLFVVLRRLSSEGVSVLYISHRLEEVRAICHHATILRHGKVVAECDPQKETAARLASLMVGAEVRHLTAPPQANADAPVRLAITELSLPKAHAFAVGLYNISLAVKGGEIVSIAGVAGNGQDELFDALSGERFADRPGAIVIDGQPVGRRHVNVRRKLNAAFVPEERLGHGAVPRMPLSQNVVLTRHGTGEGLVKSTIVNFGGARDIVDRVTATFDVRKGTVDPDAGSLSGGNLQKFVVGREFDRKPGVFVVCQPTWGVDAGAAATIRQSLIDLARSGSAVLVISQDLDEILEISDRVAVISKGHLSPAHAAHGITREEIGLLMGGSHQHPDGEAHGN; encoded by the coding sequence ATGGCGGAGGCGCAGCCGCTCGCGGCGTTCACCCGGCTCCCCGGCGAGCCGACGCTGGAAGCCATTGGTATCACGAAGGATTTCGCCACGCTTCGGGCCAACGACTCGATCAACTTCTCGATCAAGCCGGGTGAGATCCATGCCCTGCTCGGCGAGAACGGCGCCGGCAAATCTACGCTGGTGAAGATTCTCTACGGCTCGCTGCAGCCGACCGGCGGCTCCGTCCGCTGGAAGGGCAAGGCCGTCACCATCCCCAACCCGGCCGCGGCGCGCCAGCTCGGCATCGGCATGGTGTTCCAGCATTTCTCGCTGTTCGACGCGCTGACCGTCGCCGAGAACATTGCGCTGGCGCTCTCCGGCGATACCAAGCTCGCCGACCTCAAGAAGAAGATCGCGACCGTCTCCGCCGACTACGGCCTGCCGCTCAATCCGGATTCCGTCGTCGCCGACCTGTCGGTCGGCGAGCGCCAGCGCGTCGAGATCGTGCGCTGCCTGCTGCAGGAGCCGGAACTGATCATCATGGACGAGCCGACCTCGGTGCTGACGCCGCAGGAGGCCGACGACCTGTTCGTCGTGCTGCGCCGCCTGTCGTCCGAGGGCGTCTCCGTTCTCTACATCTCGCATCGGCTGGAAGAGGTGCGCGCCATCTGCCACCACGCCACAATCCTGCGCCACGGCAAGGTCGTCGCCGAGTGCGACCCGCAGAAGGAGACCGCCGCGCGGCTGGCCTCGCTGATGGTCGGTGCCGAGGTCCGCCACCTGACCGCGCCGCCGCAGGCCAACGCCGACGCGCCCGTGCGCCTCGCCATAACCGAGCTGTCGCTGCCCAAGGCGCACGCGTTCGCCGTCGGCCTCTACAACATTTCGCTGGCGGTCAAAGGCGGCGAGATCGTCTCGATCGCCGGCGTCGCCGGCAACGGCCAGGACGAACTGTTCGACGCGCTCTCCGGCGAGCGCTTCGCCGACCGTCCCGGCGCCATCGTCATCGACGGCCAGCCGGTCGGTCGCCGCCATGTCAACGTGCGGCGCAAGCTGAACGCCGCCTTCGTGCCCGAGGAGCGCCTCGGCCACGGCGCCGTGCCGCGCATGCCGCTGTCGCAGAACGTCGTGCTGACCCGCCACGGCACCGGCGAGGGGCTGGTCAAGTCGACCATCGTCAACTTCGGCGGCGCCCGCGACATCGTCGACCGCGTCACCGCCACCTTCGACGTGCGCAAGGGCACCGTCGATCCGGACGCCGGCTCGCTCTCCGGCGGCAACCTGCAGAAATTCGTCGTCGGCCGCGAGTTCGACCGCAAGCCCGGCGTCTTCGTCGTCTGCCAGCCGACGTGGGGCGTTGACGCCGGCGCCGCGGCGACCATCCGCCAGTCGCTGATCGACCTCGCCCGCTCGGGCTCGGCAGTGCTGGTCATCAGCCAGGACCTCGACGAGATCCTCGAGATATCCGACCGCGTCGCGGTCATCTCCAAGGGCCACCTGTCGCCGGCCCACGCGGCGCACGGCATCACGCGCGAGGAGATCGGCCTGCTCATGGGCGG
- the xdhA gene encoding xanthine dehydrogenase small subunit, protein MRPTIRFIRRGRLVELVDVPPTMMLLDYLRENEGSTGTKEGCGEGDCGACTIALGRLRNGKLTYEAVNSCIQLLGQVDGTEVVTVEDLVQAGGTLHPIQLAMVENHASQCGFCTPGFVMSLFTLYQSTDGPVSRQEINDTIAGNLCRCTGYRPIVDAALAACAEPRKDRFRTGAGDMMGVLQFLSDGEDVFVGDDETFFAAPASLDSLSALYLKHPDAVIVAGATDVGLWITKQLRDIPKVIHIGKVANFDGVEDTGHEIIIGAGATYAQAGPYLSKIDPDVAELLRRLGSTQVRASGTVGGNVANGSPIGDTPPMLIALDAKLELRKGRQVRSMPVEEFYIEYGKQKREPGELVTAITVPRLDPNHIFRCYKVTKRFDQDISAVMAAFRFAVNADGLITDCRLAYGGMAGVPKRASNAEAALTGQQLRDSKAWARAFAALRDDFKPLDDHRASSRYRMETAHSLLGKALIEAAGTATTRTRVVGQRERVDANAG, encoded by the coding sequence ATGCGTCCCACGATCCGATTCATCCGCCGCGGCCGCCTGGTCGAACTGGTCGACGTTCCGCCGACCATGATGCTGCTCGACTATCTGCGTGAGAACGAAGGCTCGACCGGGACGAAGGAAGGCTGCGGCGAGGGCGACTGCGGCGCCTGCACGATCGCGCTCGGCCGCCTGCGCAACGGCAAGCTGACCTACGAGGCGGTGAACTCGTGCATCCAGTTGCTTGGCCAGGTCGACGGCACCGAGGTCGTCACGGTCGAGGATCTCGTGCAGGCCGGCGGCACGCTCCACCCGATCCAGTTGGCGATGGTCGAGAACCACGCCTCGCAGTGCGGCTTCTGCACGCCAGGCTTCGTCATGTCGCTGTTCACGCTTTACCAGTCGACCGACGGGCCGGTGTCGCGCCAGGAAATCAACGACACCATCGCCGGCAACCTTTGCCGCTGCACCGGCTATCGCCCGATCGTCGACGCGGCGCTCGCCGCCTGCGCCGAGCCGCGCAAGGATCGCTTCCGCACCGGCGCCGGCGACATGATGGGCGTGCTGCAGTTTCTCTCCGACGGCGAGGACGTGTTCGTCGGCGACGACGAGACGTTCTTCGCCGCGCCCGCCTCGCTGGATTCGCTCTCCGCGCTCTACCTCAAGCACCCCGATGCGGTGATCGTCGCCGGCGCCACCGACGTCGGGCTGTGGATCACCAAGCAGCTCCGCGACATCCCGAAGGTGATCCACATCGGCAAGGTGGCGAACTTCGACGGCGTCGAGGACACCGGCCACGAGATCATCATCGGCGCCGGCGCGACCTACGCGCAGGCCGGGCCGTATCTTTCCAAGATCGATCCCGACGTAGCCGAGCTGCTGCGCCGCCTTGGCTCCACGCAGGTGCGCGCCTCGGGCACCGTCGGCGGCAACGTCGCCAACGGCTCGCCGATCGGCGACACGCCGCCGATGCTGATCGCGCTCGATGCCAAGCTGGAACTGCGCAAGGGGCGGCAGGTGCGCTCCATGCCGGTCGAGGAATTCTACATCGAGTACGGCAAGCAGAAGCGCGAGCCGGGCGAGCTCGTCACGGCGATCACCGTGCCGCGGCTCGATCCGAACCATATCTTCCGCTGCTACAAGGTCACCAAGCGGTTCGACCAGGACATCTCGGCCGTCATGGCGGCATTCCGCTTCGCCGTGAACGCCGACGGCCTGATCACCGACTGCCGGCTGGCCTACGGCGGCATGGCCGGCGTGCCGAAGCGCGCCTCGAACGCCGAGGCCGCGCTGACCGGCCAGCAGCTCCGCGACTCCAAGGCGTGGGCACGCGCCTTCGCCGCGCTTCGCGACGACTTCAAGCCGCTCGACGATCACCGCGCCTCGTCGCGCTACCGCATGGAGACGGCGCACTCGCTGCTCGGCAAGGCCCTGATCGAGGCCGCCGGCACGGCCACCACGCGCACCCGCGTCGTCGGCCAGCGCGAGAGGGTGGACGCCAATGCCGGCTGA